Proteins encoded within one genomic window of Thermodesulfobacteriota bacterium:
- a CDS encoding PDZ domain-containing protein, producing the protein MKPRLPNISIFVVLAALLLGSAFSNPEAKPPETKLAEETPDALMLRYPDVSGDSIAFVYAGDIWAVPKSGGLASRLTSARGNEILPKFSPDGGTIAFSGNYDGNVDIYTIPRTGGIPERLTHHPDDDIVVDWYPDGGNILFRSNMLSASQRYDRLFKLSAKGGLPRALPLPYGELGSLSPDGKRMAFEYMAPMRGAWRGYRGGMANDIWIYDFESGSIEKITDYPGTDSVPMWHGKDIYFVSDRGGEKRINIWAFDTETHETRRVTDFKDFDVKWPSPGPDDIVFENGGRLYLLSLPDESISEIAVQVPNDLPELRPRLKDLSRNISDFSISPTGKRALFGARGEVLTVPAGQGRIKNLTNTSGIAERFPVWSPDGKYIAYFSDKSGEYELYYRLSNGDGGETRVTGDGSVFRYKPVWSPDSKKIAFSDKTGRLFVVDIDDGKPKEIDRDKFGNISTYSWSPDTKHIAYVKSESSDIKSIYVYDLAAGRRHKVTNGFYNDNSPLFDPEGKYLYYFSDTSFTPVYGDMDDTWVYPNSTQLYAITLAGGAQSPLAPVNDEEYVPPGKEKKAPEKGEIDFGGIQSRAVKIPVSAGNFGRVTAAGGKIVYLRFPAAGSAGFDNPGGALQYFDLGDRKEKTVMQNVSDYDLSADGSKIIYRSGDTYGIVNLSEGSKPGDGQLGLSGLKANIDPREEWKQIFTDAWRIQRDFFYDPGMHGVDWDAVRQRYEKLLPFVTDRNDLNYVIGEMVGELNSSHTYVGGGDMDEAEVLPFGLPGAEFELDSGAKAYRIKKIYTGGKLNPDAYSPLGQPGLGVEEGDYLIAVNGRRPDVTKDPWEAFATPTGDIVTLTVAKNPNGKDARDVNIKLISTADDRRLRYLEWIESNLDKVDGETNGRVGYVYVPDTGWQGQNELVRQFVPQAGKEALIIDERFNGGGQVPDRFIELLNRPVLNYWATRDFKDWKTPGLSNAGPKVMIINGWAGSGGDAFPYYFRKTGLGPLVGTRTLGGLIGIGGNPGLIDGGFVTAPSYAFWNSDGKWEIEGYGVEPDYPVEDLPENIKDSPDPQLEKAIGVALELLENNPPKKPRRPVYEDRAGSGKPRTAPGL; encoded by the coding sequence ATGAAGCCCCGTCTACCGAATATCTCTATTTTTGTAGTTCTGGCTGCGTTGTTGCTCGGCTCCGCGTTTTCGAACCCCGAAGCAAAGCCGCCCGAAACAAAGCTGGCGGAAGAAACCCCCGACGCGCTCATGCTCCGCTATCCGGACGTAAGCGGGGATTCGATAGCGTTCGTCTACGCCGGGGATATATGGGCGGTTCCCAAGTCCGGGGGGCTCGCGTCGCGGCTTACGTCCGCAAGGGGGAACGAGATACTGCCGAAGTTCTCCCCGGACGGCGGGACGATAGCCTTCAGCGGGAATTACGACGGCAACGTGGACATATACACGATCCCCCGCACGGGCGGGATACCCGAAAGGCTCACCCACCACCCCGACGACGACATAGTCGTCGACTGGTATCCGGACGGCGGTAACATCCTCTTCCGCTCGAACATGCTGAGCGCGAGCCAGCGCTACGACAGGCTCTTTAAGCTTTCGGCGAAGGGCGGGCTCCCCCGGGCGCTCCCTCTTCCCTACGGCGAGCTCGGCAGCCTTAGCCCCGACGGTAAAAGAATGGCCTTCGAATACATGGCCCCCATGCGCGGCGCGTGGAGAGGATACAGGGGCGGTATGGCGAACGACATCTGGATCTACGATTTCGAGTCGGGCTCCATAGAAAAGATCACCGACTATCCGGGCACCGATTCGGTGCCGATGTGGCACGGGAAAGACATCTACTTCGTTTCGGACAGGGGCGGCGAGAAGCGGATCAATATATGGGCTTTCGATACCGAAACGCACGAAACGCGCCGGGTCACGGACTTTAAAGACTTCGACGTGAAATGGCCGAGCCCCGGCCCGGACGACATCGTCTTCGAGAACGGCGGCAGGCTCTATCTCCTGAGCCTGCCCGACGAAAGCATAAGCGAGATAGCCGTGCAGGTGCCGAACGACCTGCCCGAGCTACGCCCGCGCCTGAAAGACCTTTCGCGGAACATAAGCGACTTCTCGATCTCCCCCACCGGAAAGCGGGCGCTCTTCGGGGCGAGGGGCGAGGTCCTGACCGTCCCCGCGGGGCAGGGCAGGATAAAGAATCTCACGAACACTTCGGGGATTGCGGAGCGGTTCCCCGTTTGGTCCCCTGACGGCAAGTACATAGCCTACTTCTCGGACAAATCCGGCGAGTACGAGCTTTACTACAGGCTCAGTAACGGGGACGGCGGCGAGACGAGGGTCACCGGGGACGGCTCCGTCTTCCGCTACAAGCCGGTCTGGTCTCCCGACAGTAAAAAAATCGCCTTCAGCGACAAGACCGGTCGGCTGTTCGTGGTCGATATAGACGACGGAAAGCCAAAAGAGATAGACAGGGACAAGTTCGGCAATATAAGCACTTATTCGTGGTCGCCCGACACGAAGCACATCGCATATGTCAAGAGCGAATCGAGCGATATCAAGTCGATATACGTTTACGATCTCGCGGCGGGAAGGCGGCATAAGGTGACGAACGGATTTTATAACGACAATTCGCCCCTTTTCGATCCCGAGGGGAAGTACCTCTATTATTTCTCCGACACGTCCTTCACCCCTGTCTACGGCGACATGGACGACACGTGGGTTTACCCGAACTCTACACAGCTCTACGCGATCACGCTGGCCGGCGGCGCTCAGTCGCCGCTCGCCCCGGTAAACGACGAGGAATACGTCCCGCCGGGAAAAGAGAAAAAGGCCCCTGAAAAGGGCGAGATAGATTTCGGCGGCATACAGTCGCGCGCGGTGAAGATCCCGGTCTCCGCCGGGAATTTCGGACGCGTTACGGCGGCCGGCGGAAAAATCGTCTACCTGCGTTTCCCCGCGGCAGGCAGTGCGGGGTTTGACAACCCCGGCGGCGCGCTACAGTACTTCGACCTCGGGGACAGGAAGGAAAAGACCGTCATGCAGAACGTCTCCGACTACGACCTCTCGGCAGACGGGTCGAAGATCATTTACCGGTCGGGCGACACGTACGGGATCGTGAATCTCTCGGAAGGGAGCAAGCCGGGGGACGGGCAGCTCGGCCTCTCGGGGCTTAAGGCTAATATAGACCCGAGGGAGGAGTGGAAACAGATATTCACCGACGCGTGGCGGATACAGAGGGACTTCTTCTACGACCCGGGCATGCACGGGGTCGATTGGGACGCCGTCAGGCAAAGATACGAAAAGCTACTTCCTTTCGTCACGGACAGGAACGATCTCAATTACGTCATCGGTGAGATGGTGGGCGAGCTCAATTCTTCGCATACCTACGTCGGCGGCGGCGATATGGACGAGGCCGAGGTGCTGCCCTTCGGTCTTCCGGGCGCGGAGTTCGAGCTCGATTCCGGCGCCAAGGCGTACAGGATTAAAAAGATATACACGGGCGGCAAGCTGAATCCGGATGCGTATTCTCCCCTGGGCCAGCCGGGTCTCGGCGTCGAGGAGGGGGATTACCTCATCGCCGTAAACGGACGCAGGCCAGACGTAACGAAAGATCCATGGGAGGCGTTCGCCACGCCCACGGGCGACATCGTAACGCTGACAGTCGCAAAGAACCCGAACGGCAAGGACGCGCGCGACGTGAATATAAAGCTCATCTCGACAGCCGACGACAGGAGGCTCCGGTATCTCGAATGGATCGAATCGAATCTCGACAAGGTCGACGGGGAGACGAACGGAAGGGTGGGTTATGTATACGTTCCGGACACGGGATGGCAGGGACAGAACGAGCTCGTAAGGCAGTTCGTGCCCCAGGCCGGAAAGGAAGCCCTGATAATCGACGAAAGGTTCAACGGCGGCGGGCAGGTCCCCGACCGCTTCATCGAGCTCCTTAACAGGCCTGTGCTGAACTACTGGGCGACGAGGGATTTTAAGGACTGGAAGACCCCAGGCCTTTCCAATGCGGGGCCTAAGGTGATGATAATAAACGGCTGGGCCGGGTCGGGAGGCGACGCGTTCCCCTACTACTTCAGGAAGACCGGGCTCGGCCCGCTCGTAGGGACCCGCACTCTCGGCGGCCTCATAGGAATAGGCGGGAACCCGGGGCTAATAGACGGCGGGTTCGTCACGGCCCCGAGCTACGCGTTCTGGAACTCGGACGGAAAATGGGAGATCGAAGGCTACGGCGTCGAGCCCGACTACCCCGTCGAGGACCTGCCCGAGAACATAAAGGACTCCCCCGACCCGCAGCTCGAAAAGGCCATAGGCGTCGCCCTCGAGCTTCTTGAAAACAATCCCCCGAAGAAGCCCAGGCGTCCCGTCTACGAAGACAGGGCAGGCTCGGGAAAACCCCGTACGGCGCCGGGTCTTTAA
- the msrA gene encoding peptide-methionine (S)-S-oxide reductase MsrA, whose protein sequence is MEENGGKYKKATFSGGCFWCMQPPFDNLPGVVSTTVGYTGGTEKNPSYHDVCYGRTNHLESIEVVYDPDKVSYEELLDVFWLNIDPTDDGGQFVDRGRHYKTAIFYHDEEQKKTAEESKRKLEESGRYKAPVVTTVRPAMEFYPAEDYHQKYYEKNPIGYSTYKAGSGREGYIQHMKGMK, encoded by the coding sequence ATGGAAGAAAATGGCGGAAAATACAAAAAGGCGACTTTTTCGGGCGGCTGTTTCTGGTGTATGCAGCCCCCGTTCGACAACCTTCCGGGCGTCGTCTCGACCACGGTCGGCTACACGGGCGGGACGGAGAAAAACCCGAGCTACCACGACGTCTGTTACGGCAGAACGAATCACCTCGAATCCATAGAAGTCGTATACGACCCGGACAAGGTCTCGTACGAGGAGCTTCTCGACGTATTCTGGCTTAATATAGACCCGACGGACGACGGCGGGCAGTTCGTGGACAGGGGCCGGCACTATAAAACGGCTATCTTTTACCACGACGAGGAGCAGAAGAAGACCGCCGAAGAGTCGAAAAGAAAGCTCGAAGAGTCGGGGAGGTACAAGGCCCCTGTAGTTACGACCGTACGGCCTGCGATGGAATTCTATCCCGCCGAGGATTATCATCAGAAATATTACGAGAAGAACCCGATAGGATATTCTACCTACAAAGCAGGCTCCGGTAGGGAAGGATACATACAGCACATGAAAGGAATGAAGTAA
- a CDS encoding PAS domain S-box protein has translation MGEFTRAVFNKLFSTSEIAMGSVDLNGVFIDVNEAFLKITKYSREEIVHEKTFRDITPQEYFDLETDIVKELLATENPISYEKEFICKDGKITPVIIKSICLRDADGKPYALAATMLEISKRNFYKDGLIESENKLNALLDMTEDIVCEIGAGGRFVYVSPDLGKLVPYIPSDLKGREFLSFVHSGDAARTKSKLSCSLKTFSKEICTFRFKAGESGWRPVECVIKPFRNSSGDPHLMLLLKGPKGKAVPVTNAAGSEPGLNDLATDLDRRITDLNIIYKITKAVHKSLDLKDLYKIALDMIIELDNVDMAFIYLIDDAKNEAVLEDYRNVPESYVRKVARIPKGKGITWKILESGELYNAEDAQTDEHIGPAGKELGHHGILGVPLTIGGRVIGALYFTTYRNYKFNDSEVSLFRSISEHISVAIAKAKLYEELRKKNKRERIISAVTRSVHRSIDLKNVVQNAADSIKRNIEGADCVAVYTINGSEAALTALSCGNSQIKFYEVFVPAVESATWRLFNTGKPMVNNNIGEESKIDFIEPGSAVKSFVGIPLRYKKRIIGSIHITSAEENTFDIRELGFLRIVTKQIESAIDNAWMAEALKTSEKKYRDLYENVPAGIYCKSYDGRIIMANPTLIQMLGYGNFEEMAVLNRKRSAFVREKSRAEMSARVSKKQSMITEFESSWIKKDGSVIEVIESVRSITNASGRVLYYEGTVTDITERKMFERKLKSSRARLRKLTSYLQQFREEERTLIAREIHDEFAQLLTGMAIDLSWLKQRLPRYLEHSTDAAVFEKLDNFSTLLGSAFDAVKKICAQLRPRVLDELGIVAAIKWQIDAVKAHTNIDFDFKYSEGFSATDPKVTTALFRIFQESLTNIIRHSGATRVSITMRKKDDAIILCIRDNGKGIPESSKLRPGSMGLLGIRERAHELGGEVRIKGVAGRGTSIRVRIPARQRVTC, from the coding sequence ATGGGTGAGTTTACACGAGCCGTATTTAACAAGCTCTTCAGCACTTCCGAGATCGCGATGGGCTCAGTCGATCTGAACGGAGTATTCATTGACGTCAATGAAGCGTTTTTAAAAATAACGAAATACTCCAGGGAAGAGATAGTCCACGAAAAAACGTTCAGGGACATTACTCCCCAAGAGTATTTCGATCTCGAAACCGATATAGTCAAAGAGCTTCTGGCGACCGAGAATCCCATCAGCTACGAAAAGGAGTTCATATGCAAGGACGGAAAGATAACTCCCGTCATAATCAAAAGCATATGCCTGAGAGACGCTGATGGAAAGCCTTACGCCCTCGCAGCCACCATGCTGGAAATCAGCAAGCGAAACTTCTATAAAGACGGCCTCATAGAAAGTGAAAATAAGCTCAACGCCCTGCTCGACATGACGGAAGACATCGTTTGCGAGATAGGGGCGGGTGGAAGATTCGTATACGTGAGCCCCGACCTGGGAAAGCTCGTTCCCTATATCCCTTCGGATCTCAAGGGCAGGGAGTTCCTTTCTTTCGTTCATTCCGGCGACGCGGCACGTACGAAGTCGAAGTTATCCTGCTCACTCAAAACATTCTCGAAGGAAATCTGCACTTTCAGATTCAAGGCTGGTGAGAGTGGCTGGAGACCTGTCGAATGCGTTATAAAACCATTCAGGAATTCCTCGGGCGATCCCCATTTGATGCTTCTTTTGAAGGGCCCGAAAGGTAAGGCCGTTCCTGTAACGAATGCCGCCGGCAGCGAGCCCGGGCTCAACGATCTGGCGACGGACCTCGACAGAAGGATCACGGACCTCAACATAATTTATAAAATTACAAAGGCCGTGCACAAATCGCTCGATCTCAAGGACCTGTACAAGATCGCGCTCGACATGATCATAGAGCTCGATAACGTCGATATGGCGTTCATATATCTCATCGACGACGCGAAAAACGAGGCCGTGCTCGAGGATTACAGGAACGTTCCGGAAAGTTATGTCCGCAAGGTAGCCAGGATCCCCAAGGGTAAAGGCATTACCTGGAAGATACTGGAGAGCGGCGAGCTCTATAATGCCGAAGACGCCCAGACGGACGAACATATAGGGCCTGCGGGTAAAGAGCTGGGGCATCACGGTATACTTGGCGTCCCGCTTACGATAGGCGGCAGGGTCATCGGCGCTTTATATTTTACGACCTACAGGAATTATAAATTTAACGACAGCGAAGTCAGCCTCTTCCGTTCGATATCCGAACACATATCGGTTGCTATCGCCAAAGCCAAGCTCTATGAAGAGCTCCGGAAAAAAAACAAGCGCGAAAGAATTATAAGCGCCGTCACGAGGAGCGTCCACAGGTCCATAGACCTTAAAAACGTCGTACAGAACGCGGCGGATTCCATCAAAAGAAACATCGAAGGGGCCGACTGCGTCGCGGTTTACACGATCAACGGCAGCGAAGCCGCGCTCACGGCCCTCAGCTGCGGTAATTCACAGATCAAGTTCTACGAAGTGTTCGTCCCTGCGGTCGAGAGCGCGACATGGAGGCTCTTCAATACCGGAAAACCCATGGTGAACAATAATATCGGCGAGGAGAGCAAGATCGATTTCATCGAGCCCGGCTCGGCGGTAAAGTCGTTCGTCGGCATACCTCTCAGGTATAAAAAACGCATCATAGGCTCTATACACATAACCTCGGCGGAAGAAAACACATTCGACATCAGGGAGCTCGGGTTTTTAAGGATAGTCACCAAGCAAATCGAATCCGCCATAGACAACGCGTGGATGGCGGAGGCGCTCAAGACGAGCGAAAAGAAGTACAGGGACCTTTACGAAAACGTTCCCGCCGGGATCTATTGTAAATCCTACGACGGCAGGATAATCATGGCTAATCCTACATTGATCCAGATGCTTGGATACGGGAACTTCGAAGAAATGGCGGTGCTCAACCGCAAGCGAAGCGCATTCGTCAGGGAAAAAAGCCGTGCGGAAATGTCCGCGAGAGTATCTAAAAAGCAGTCCATGATAACCGAATTCGAATCCTCGTGGATTAAAAAAGACGGGTCCGTCATCGAAGTGATCGAGAGCGTAAGGTCCATCACGAACGCAAGCGGACGGGTGCTTTATTACGAGGGAACGGTCACCGACATAACCGAAAGGAAAATGTTCGAAAGAAAGCTCAAGAGCTCCCGCGCCAGGCTGAGGAAGCTGACGTCATACCTCCAGCAATTCCGCGAGGAGGAGCGCACCCTTATCGCAAGGGAGATTCACGACGAATTCGCACAGCTCCTTACGGGCATGGCCATAGATCTTTCGTGGCTGAAGCAGCGTCTGCCCAGGTACCTCGAGCACAGCACCGACGCAGCCGTTTTCGAGAAGCTCGATAATTTCTCGACCCTTCTGGGCAGCGCTTTCGATGCGGTTAAAAAGATATGTGCACAGCTCCGCCCCAGGGTGCTCGACGAGCTCGGCATAGTAGCCGCGATAAAGTGGCAGATAGACGCCGTCAAAGCGCATACGAACATCGATTTCGATTTCAAATACTCCGAGGGGTTCTCCGCGACGGACCCGAAAGTAACGACGGCGCTTTTCCGTATATTCCAGGAATCGCTCACGAACATCATACGGCACTCGGGCGCTACAAGGGTGTCGATTACGATGAGGAAAAAGGACGACGCCATAATATTGTGCATCAGGGACAACGGAAAAGGCATACCGGAGAGCTCGAAGCTCAGGCCCGGCTCGATGGGGCTTCTGGGGATAAGGGAGCGCGCGCACGAGCTCGGGGGCGAAGTAAGGATTAAAGGAGTCGCCGGCAGGGGAACGAGCATACGCGTCAGGATACCTGCCAGGCAAAGAGTGACATGCTGA
- a CDS encoding response regulator transcription factor produces MLRVLIADDHPVVRQGVKQILTEELQLKQFGEARNAREVLDNISKKKWDILILDINLPDMNGLEILRQLKKVHPDLPVLVLTVFDEDQIAIRVLKAGAAGSVTKETMPDELIAAVKKIHSGGKYVSPSLAEKLVFNIYAEDEKPVHHKLSNREYQVICLIAAGKSVKQIAEELYLSIQTIRTYRTRILEKMEMNTDAELIHYAIQHGLIHPPNI; encoded by the coding sequence ATGCTGAGGGTTCTTATTGCCGACGACCATCCTGTCGTAAGGCAGGGGGTGAAACAGATTCTCACCGAAGAGCTTCAGCTCAAGCAGTTCGGTGAAGCCAGGAACGCCAGGGAAGTTCTGGATAACATTTCCAAAAAAAAATGGGATATCCTGATCCTCGACATCAATCTCCCCGACATGAACGGGCTCGAAATACTCCGCCAGCTCAAAAAGGTGCATCCGGATCTTCCGGTCCTGGTACTTACGGTTTTCGACGAAGACCAGATCGCCATAAGGGTTCTCAAGGCCGGTGCGGCGGGCTCCGTGACGAAGGAGACCATGCCGGACGAGCTTATCGCTGCGGTGAAAAAGATACATTCCGGCGGCAAGTACGTGAGCCCGTCCCTCGCCGAAAAACTCGTCTTCAATATATACGCAGAGGATGAAAAACCCGTTCACCACAAGCTCTCGAACAGGGAATACCAGGTGATCTGCCTCATAGCGGCCGGGAAATCCGTAAAGCAGATAGCCGAAGAGCTCTACCTCAGCATCCAGACCATCAGAACGTACAGGACCCGTATTCTCGAAAAGATGGAGATGAATACGGACGCCGAGCTCATTCATTACGCCATTCAGCACGGCCTCATACACCCGCCCAATATCTAA
- a CDS encoding GAF domain-containing protein, with the protein MAKAAEKISHGKKIENEKRITALARDLDRRNTDLNILYTVTKAVHQSLDLKEVYRIALDTIISLDNVDMVFAYLVNESRTEAILEIHRNVPDSYTTNVSRIPKGIGITWKIIDSGKPLNVEDIQMNKDVGPGGKKLGHHGILGIPLTAGRTVIGVIYFASYKNRRFDDSEVSLFSSISDHISLAISKAKLYEELRKKNKREKILSSITRSVHQSIDLKHVLQNASESIMHSIDNANNVAIYMAHGIEAALSAYAGNNDMYAKFYDVFVPEMNGATWKILNEGKPVIYNDITPDSVERIDFLEPGAYVGSYLGLPVRYKKRIIGSINIISIEKNIFDGRELGFFNVVVKQIESAIDNAGMAEALRESEKKYRELYENVPAGIYRKSEDGRILMANPTLLQMLGYDSFDELASKNLKRSEFVMGRENGTQGLLQKGSQPRELESSWYKKDGSIINVIESVRAISDKNGNFLYYEGTVTDITERKKAEMKLEESREHLRRLTAHLQQYREEERAVIAREIHDEFAQLLTGIAIDISWLKRRIPGIADREGAGAVLDKIEKLSVLVDNAFESVKKICAKLRPKILDDLGIEAAIRWQIDAVRAQTDINFEFKSFIDDFMPDPKISTAIFRIFQEALTNILRHAEARNVVVMLEKNGEFIVLGVEDDGKGIAESSMFGVEAMGLLGMRERVHELNGDLRIKGVPGIGTSIRVQIPCEVKTQC; encoded by the coding sequence ATGGCAAAGGCGGCTGAGAAGATATCACACGGTAAAAAAATCGAGAACGAAAAGAGAATTACGGCCCTTGCCCGGGACCTCGACCGTCGGAATACCGACCTCAACATCCTCTACACGGTCACTAAGGCCGTGCATCAGTCTCTCGACCTGAAGGAAGTCTACAGGATTGCACTCGATACCATTATTTCACTCGATAACGTGGATATGGTGTTCGCTTATCTGGTGAACGAGAGCCGGACCGAGGCGATTCTCGAAATACACAGGAACGTCCCCGATAGCTACACCACGAACGTCTCCCGGATACCGAAGGGAATCGGAATAACGTGGAAGATAATAGATAGCGGAAAGCCCCTTAACGTAGAAGACATCCAGATGAATAAAGACGTCGGCCCCGGAGGGAAGAAGCTCGGACACCACGGGATTCTCGGTATTCCCCTTACGGCCGGGAGAACCGTAATAGGCGTCATATATTTCGCGAGCTACAAGAACAGGAGGTTCGACGACAGCGAGGTCAGCCTCTTTTCGTCGATATCGGATCATATATCCCTTGCCATATCGAAGGCCAAGCTCTACGAGGAGCTTCGAAAGAAAAACAAGCGCGAGAAGATACTGAGCTCCATAACCCGTAGCGTTCACCAGTCGATAGACTTAAAGCACGTCCTTCAGAATGCCTCCGAATCGATAATGCACAGCATAGATAACGCCAACAACGTCGCCATCTACATGGCCCACGGCATAGAAGCCGCGCTTAGCGCATACGCCGGAAATAACGACATGTACGCGAAGTTCTACGACGTTTTCGTCCCCGAGATGAACGGGGCGACGTGGAAGATTCTCAACGAGGGGAAGCCCGTAATCTACAACGACATCACCCCCGACAGCGTCGAGAGGATCGATTTTCTCGAGCCCGGGGCGTACGTGGGATCCTATCTCGGCCTCCCGGTCCGGTACAAGAAACGCATAATCGGCTCGATAAACATCATATCGATCGAGAAAAACATATTCGACGGCAGGGAGCTCGGATTCTTCAATGTCGTCGTGAAACAAATCGAATCCGCCATAGATAACGCCGGTATGGCGGAAGCCCTGAGAGAGAGCGAAAAGAAATACAGGGAGCTCTACGAGAACGTGCCGGCCGGCATATACAGGAAGTCCGAGGACGGAAGGATACTAATGGCCAACCCCACCCTCCTCCAGATGCTGGGCTACGATTCGTTCGACGAGCTTGCCTCGAAGAACCTCAAACGCAGCGAGTTCGTGATGGGACGCGAAAACGGCACACAGGGTCTTCTGCAAAAGGGCTCCCAGCCGAGGGAATTGGAGTCGTCGTGGTATAAAAAGGACGGCTCGATCATAAACGTCATAGAAAGCGTGAGGGCGATATCCGACAAGAACGGCAATTTCCTTTATTACGAAGGGACTGTTACGGATATCACCGAGAGAAAGAAGGCCGAAATGAAGCTCGAAGAATCACGCGAGCACCTTCGGCGGCTGACAGCGCACCTCCAGCAGTACAGGGAAGAGGAAAGGGCGGTCATCGCGAGGGAGATACACGACGAATTCGCCCAGCTTCTCACCGGCATAGCCATAGATATCTCGTGGCTGAAGAGGAGAATACCCGGCATCGCTGATCGGGAGGGGGCGGGGGCCGTGCTCGATAAAATCGAGAAGCTTTCCGTTCTCGTGGACAACGCCTTCGAGTCGGTCAAGAAGATATGCGCCAAGCTAAGGCCGAAGATACTCGACGACCTCGGTATAGAAGCCGCGATAAGGTGGCAAATAGACGCCGTGCGGGCGCAGACCGACATAAATTTCGAATTCAAATCGTTTATAGACGACTTCATGCCCGATCCGAAAATATCCACCGCTATATTCCGCATATTTCAGGAGGCGCTCACCAACATCCTGCGCCACGCTGAAGCCAGGAACGTCGTCGTTATGCTCGAAAAGAACGGGGAGTTCATCGTACTCGGAGTCGAAGACGACGGCAAGGGAATAGCGGAAAGCTCGATGTTCGGCGTGGAAGCGATGGGGCTTTTGGGAATGAGGGAAAGGGTGCATGAGCTTAACGGCGACCTTAGGATAAAAGGTGTGCCCGGGATAGGGACGAGTATAAGAGTCCAAATACCTTGCGAGGTCAAAACACAATGCTGA
- a CDS encoding response regulator transcription factor gives MLKVLIADDHPVVRQGVKQILSDGFRLHQFGEAENAKEVFENISRKRWDILILDVNLPDVNGLEILRQIKKVQPELPVLVFTIIDEDQIAVRVLKAGASGFISKGSLPDELVTAVRKIHTGGRYVSPHLAEKLVFNIYTGDEKPVHHKLSNREYQVICLIASGKSVKQIAEELYLSVQTIRTYRTRILEKMNMKTDAELIHYAIQNHLIYTPSV, from the coding sequence ATGCTGAAAGTCCTTATTGCCGACGACCACCCTGTCGTGAGGCAGGGTGTAAAACAAATACTTTCCGACGGGTTCAGGCTCCACCAGTTCGGAGAGGCGGAAAACGCCAAAGAGGTGTTCGAGAACATATCCAGAAAAAGATGGGACATACTGATTCTGGACGTGAATCTCCCCGACGTCAACGGGCTCGAGATACTGAGGCAGATAAAGAAGGTCCAGCCCGAGCTCCCCGTGCTCGTCTTTACGATAATAGACGAAGACCAGATAGCGGTAAGGGTGCTCAAGGCGGGGGCGTCCGGGTTCATATCCAAGGGGTCGCTCCCGGACGAGCTTGTGACGGCGGTGAGGAAGATACATACCGGGGGGAGGTACGTAAGCCCGCACCTTGCCGAAAAGCTCGTCTTTAACATATACACGGGCGACGAAAAGCCGGTCCACCACAAGCTTTCCAACCGCGAGTATCAGGTGATCTGCCTCATAGCGTCGGGTAAATCCGTCAAGCAGATAGCCGAGGAGCTCTACCTCAGCGTACAGACCATAAGAACCTACAGGACAAGGATTCTGGAGAAGATGAATATGAAGACCGATGCCGAGCTCATTCACTATGCCATACAAAACCACCTTATTTACACGCCGTCAGTTTGA